A genome region from Frankineae bacterium MT45 includes the following:
- a CDS encoding Cupin domain-containing protein, whose product MPALHIPAGSADAEFRTPSGVLLPADIDPFHRRLHRIAPSGLIGQTTQTTGMRRLEAVSGKTVGAQNLWMGQTHVPASTNSGNHHHGASETAIYIVSGTPAFVFVDLEGDEPVETRIQTAPGDYIFVPPFVPHREENPDPDVEAVVVIARTTQDAIVVNLDALDWGEVRADETGTPGGEC is encoded by the coding sequence ATGCCCGCTCTTCACATCCCCGCCGGGTCCGCCGACGCGGAGTTCCGCACACCGAGTGGCGTGCTGCTACCGGCCGACATCGACCCGTTCCACCGTCGGCTGCACCGGATCGCGCCGTCCGGGCTCATCGGCCAGACGACCCAGACCACCGGCATGCGCCGGCTGGAGGCGGTCAGCGGCAAGACCGTCGGTGCCCAGAACCTCTGGATGGGACAGACGCACGTCCCGGCCTCGACCAACTCCGGCAACCATCACCATGGCGCCTCGGAGACGGCGATCTACATCGTCTCCGGCACCCCGGCCTTCGTCTTCGTCGACCTCGAGGGAGATGAACCGGTCGAGACGCGCATCCAGACCGCACCGGGCGACTACATCTTCGTGCCGCCGTTCGTCCCGCACCGTGAGGAGAACCCTGACCCCGACGTCGAGGCGGTCGTGGTCATCGCCCGCACCACGCAGGACGCCATCGTCGTCAATCTGGACGCCCTCGACTGGGGCGAGGTCCGCGCCGACGAGACGGGCACGCCCGGCGGCGAGTGCTGA
- a CDS encoding transcriptional regulator, TetR family: MVRDPGQKASIISASAELFAEYGYHGTGMAQLEAAVGLQRGALYHHIGSKEALLYDISSSPLLLAIEVATAISAEIPDPVERIRELARAHMANIAEYRPEWSVHYQDFNALTGDRMEAIRQLRDDYEQLWRRAITEGIAAGQFEPLPAGLALKGILGMLNYAYLWLDPNGPQKPQEIADIFCSMLLDGIRSDGIRRA, translated from the coding sequence ATGGTTCGCGATCCAGGCCAGAAAGCCAGCATCATCTCGGCGTCGGCCGAGCTCTTCGCCGAGTACGGGTACCACGGGACGGGCATGGCGCAGTTGGAGGCGGCCGTCGGACTCCAGCGCGGGGCGCTCTACCACCACATCGGTAGCAAGGAGGCTCTCCTCTACGACATCAGCAGTTCGCCGCTGCTGCTGGCGATCGAGGTCGCCACCGCGATCTCCGCTGAGATACCCGATCCGGTCGAGCGGATTCGCGAGCTGGCCCGGGCACACATGGCCAACATCGCCGAATACCGCCCGGAGTGGAGCGTGCACTACCAGGATTTCAATGCGCTGACCGGCGACCGGATGGAGGCCATCCGGCAGTTGCGTGACGACTACGAGCAGCTCTGGCGCCGAGCGATAACCGAGGGCATCGCCGCTGGCCAATTCGAGCCGCTGCCGGCCGGGCTCGCCCTCAAGGGCATCCTCGGCATGCTCAACTACGCCTACCTCTGGCTCGACCCCAATGGGCCGCAGAAGCCGCAGGAGATTGCCGACATCTTCTGCAGCATGCTCCTCGACGGTATCCGCAGCGACGGTATCCGCAGGGCCTGA
- a CDS encoding DNA-binding transcriptional regulator, MarR family → MPNRLEQKPTWLINQLYLQSHRLLAEAFAEAGARGYHYRLLVALEEEGPASQAELGRATGIDRSDVVAALNELAEDGCIRRDPDPADRRRNVVTMTRRGVRRLAALEPVVDQVQRSLLKPLSRGEQAQLIALLGRVAHGEAKPTPAK, encoded by the coding sequence ATGCCCAATCGCCTGGAGCAGAAGCCGACCTGGCTCATCAATCAGCTGTACCTGCAGTCCCATCGCCTCCTCGCCGAGGCCTTCGCCGAGGCCGGCGCGCGGGGGTATCACTATCGGCTGCTGGTGGCCCTCGAGGAGGAGGGCCCGGCCAGCCAGGCGGAGCTGGGGCGGGCGACCGGCATCGATCGCAGCGATGTGGTTGCCGCGTTGAACGAGTTGGCCGAGGACGGCTGCATCCGGCGCGACCCGGATCCGGCCGACCGGCGACGCAACGTAGTCACCATGACGCGACGCGGTGTCCGGCGGCTGGCCGCCCTGGAGCCGGTCGTCGACCAGGTGCAGCGAAGCCTGCTGAAACCCCTTAGCCGGGGCGAGCAGGCCCAGCTGATTGCGCTGCTGGGGCGGGTCGCACACGGGGAGGCGAAGCCCACTCCCGCTAAATGA